A single window of Pontibacter actiniarum DNA harbors:
- a CDS encoding helix-turn-helix domain-containing protein gives MSRKLTIVWIGAWIAVAALSLFPLILSIGGVEAQHQEVSWLGKAALTLKGSSPFQKSEPYLIWVLIGLLIAAFILRVLIGNKKLQAMKELYVTHQMATLLTKGESQMVALLPRLLGPDRQQSSYSSPEQAVAKIIAGLMNTQGGYLFIGVNKEGTCSGLEEDYQELGKPHQKHFNQYLLKAVQDMLDPSCCLLLKVNFYTISGKDICRVQVKRSPSPVYVHVGERAHFYIRAEKRILELDVREVLEYIEKVFY, from the coding sequence ATGAGCAGAAAACTGACTATTGTGTGGATAGGGGCGTGGATAGCTGTAGCTGCGTTGTCCTTATTTCCCCTAATACTTTCCATAGGTGGTGTTGAGGCGCAACATCAGGAAGTATCCTGGCTGGGCAAAGCTGCCTTGACACTTAAAGGCAGCTCCCCGTTTCAGAAATCAGAGCCGTATCTAATCTGGGTATTAATTGGACTGCTAATAGCAGCTTTTATATTAAGAGTGCTGATCGGCAATAAAAAGCTTCAGGCAATGAAGGAGCTTTATGTCACACACCAGATGGCTACCCTCCTCACGAAAGGTGAAAGCCAAATGGTAGCCTTACTGCCACGGCTGTTGGGGCCTGATAGACAGCAAAGCTCCTATTCAAGCCCTGAACAGGCGGTAGCCAAAATTATTGCCGGACTGATGAACACGCAAGGAGGGTACCTCTTTATTGGTGTGAACAAAGAAGGCACATGCAGTGGACTGGAAGAGGATTATCAGGAGTTGGGAAAGCCACATCAGAAACATTTTAATCAGTATCTCCTGAAGGCGGTGCAAGATATGCTAGACCCTAGCTGTTGTCTTTTATTAAAGGTTAACTTTTACACAATTAGTGGGAAAGATATATGCCGCGTTCAGGTGAAACGCTCTCCCTCGCCTGTTTACGTGCATGTGGGGGAGCGGGCGCATTTTTACATACGTGCAGAGAAGCGTATACTGGAACTGGATGTCAGGGAGGTGCTGGAGTATATTGAAAAGGTGTTTTATTGA
- a CDS encoding P-II family nitrogen regulator: MKEIKAFIKPSRVQKVVEALRENGFESVTLSQGEGTGAYSRQDAFPSLDFRFTDSKIVKLELVCQNEEAARAVQLISDNGRSPEPGDGIIYTTEIESAYRIKTGESIKRFD; this comes from the coding sequence ATGAAAGAAATAAAAGCATTTATAAAACCATCCAGGGTACAGAAGGTAGTGGAGGCGCTGCGGGAAAACGGGTTTGAGAGCGTTACCCTCTCTCAGGGAGAAGGCACCGGGGCCTACAGCCGCCAGGATGCCTTTCCTTCACTCGACTTTCGCTTCACGGACAGCAAAATCGTGAAACTGGAGCTTGTCTGCCAGAATGAGGAAGCGGCCAGGGCTGTGCAGTTAATTAGCGACAACGGCCGGTCGCCGGAACCAGGCGATGGCATCATCTACACGACTGAAATTGAAAGCGCTTACCGCATCAAGACGGGAGAATCGATAAAGCGCTTTGATTGA
- a CDS encoding Fur family transcriptional regulator, protein MPEDLEIRLKSRGIRPTAMRLLVLEKLTEQQTAVSLSEMEAGFEQVDRVTLYRTLKTFEEKGLVHQIIDGAGLTKYALCQEDCTCAMEDLHVHFYCNSCKETYCLPKVKVPGIQLPHRFRLEEINMVVKGICDQCVT, encoded by the coding sequence ATGCCGGAAGATCTTGAAATTAGGCTGAAAAGCAGGGGCATCCGGCCTACGGCCATGCGCCTGCTGGTGCTGGAAAAACTCACTGAGCAGCAAACAGCCGTTAGTCTGAGTGAAATGGAAGCGGGTTTTGAGCAAGTGGACCGTGTCACGCTATACCGCACGCTCAAGACCTTTGAGGAGAAAGGGCTGGTACATCAGATTATTGACGGAGCGGGACTAACCAAGTATGCCTTGTGCCAGGAAGACTGCACTTGTGCGATGGAGGACCTGCATGTGCATTTTTACTGCAACTCCTGCAAAGAAACTTACTGCCTTCCAAAGGTTAAAGTGCCTGGTATACAGCTCCCGCACAGATTTCGGTTAGAGGAGATAAACATGGTGGTGAAAGGCATTTGTGACCAATGTGTCACTTAA
- a CDS encoding heavy metal translocating P-type ATPase — protein MKKERNKSKNIEEDFKPLEITSPRTAEASGPNVGTECCSADGKAKFAGADEHDHAEEEAKSSYVPTAISLVLLLGGILLDYLDTPWFTGSVRFLSYAIAYVLVGWRVVWHAIKSLRSSFFNEFFLMSMATLGAFYIGEYAEGVAVMLFYVIGEHFQEAAVLRSRRSIKALIDNRPDEVGLVTDNGIVTVKAKEVQVGEVVQVKAGERVALDGELLSERSSFNTAALTGESKPDTKKKGETVLAGMINLDRVIELRVTSAYENSALSKILKLVEEAGSRKAKTQQFITRFAKVYTPIVFFLAVGLVFIPYFFVEAYDFNQWLYRALIFLVISCPCALVISIPLGYFGGIGAASRNGLLFKGSNFLDLMTQVDTVVMDKTGTLTEGVFQVRQVETFLDDKGWFLSAVAALESKSTHPIAQAIVAEAGDTYRQHTVGQVEEISGHGLKGKVDGKELLVGNTRLLERFGVLYDPSLKEIVETIVVVAVGGTYAGYITIADKVKEDAPLAVSRMRELGVKKLVMLSGDKDSIVQKVAGELKLDEAHGGLLPQDKVSQVEKLKAEGRTVAFVGDGINDAPVITLADVGMAMGGLGSDAAIETADVVIQTDHPSKIATAINIGKKTKQIVWQNISLAFGVKAIVLILGAGGLATMWEAVFADVGVAFLAILNAVRIQRMKFK, from the coding sequence ATGAAAAAGGAACGGAATAAAAGCAAGAATATAGAAGAGGACTTTAAGCCCCTGGAGATCACCTCGCCCCGAACAGCCGAAGCTTCTGGACCCAATGTAGGCACAGAGTGTTGCTCAGCAGACGGTAAAGCAAAGTTTGCAGGAGCCGATGAGCATGATCATGCCGAAGAAGAGGCAAAGTCCTCGTATGTTCCTACGGCTATTAGCCTTGTTTTACTGCTGGGGGGTATCCTCCTGGATTACCTCGATACGCCCTGGTTCACCGGCTCTGTGCGGTTCCTGAGCTACGCCATTGCTTATGTGCTGGTGGGCTGGCGTGTGGTTTGGCACGCCATCAAGAGCCTTCGCAGTAGCTTCTTTAACGAGTTCTTTTTGATGAGCATGGCCACGCTGGGTGCCTTCTACATCGGGGAGTATGCAGAGGGTGTAGCCGTGATGCTTTTCTATGTGATCGGGGAACACTTTCAGGAGGCGGCTGTGCTGCGCTCCCGCCGCTCCATCAAAGCGCTGATCGACAACAGGCCTGATGAGGTGGGGCTGGTGACGGACAATGGTATAGTGACGGTGAAGGCCAAAGAAGTGCAGGTAGGCGAGGTGGTGCAGGTGAAGGCTGGCGAGAGGGTGGCCCTGGACGGGGAGCTGCTCTCCGAGCGCTCCTCCTTCAATACCGCCGCGCTTACCGGAGAATCAAAGCCCGATACAAAAAAGAAAGGCGAGACAGTGTTGGCGGGTATGATCAACCTGGACCGGGTGATCGAGCTTCGGGTAACCTCTGCCTATGAGAACAGCGCCCTTTCAAAAATACTGAAGCTGGTAGAGGAAGCTGGCAGCCGCAAGGCCAAAACACAGCAGTTCATCACCCGGTTCGCCAAAGTGTACACGCCCATCGTCTTCTTCCTGGCTGTGGGCCTTGTGTTCATCCCGTACTTTTTCGTGGAGGCTTACGACTTTAATCAGTGGTTGTACCGGGCGCTAATCTTCCTGGTGATCTCCTGCCCCTGCGCACTGGTGATCTCCATTCCACTCGGCTATTTTGGCGGTATCGGGGCAGCCTCGCGCAACGGCCTGCTTTTTAAGGGCTCTAACTTCCTGGACCTGATGACCCAGGTGGACACGGTAGTCATGGACAAGACCGGCACCCTGACGGAGGGGGTGTTTCAGGTGCGGCAGGTGGAAACTTTTCTGGATGATAAGGGATGGTTTCTCTCAGCGGTTGCTGCGCTCGAGAGTAAATCCACGCACCCGATCGCGCAGGCCATCGTGGCCGAGGCCGGAGATACGTACAGGCAGCACACAGTTGGCCAGGTGGAGGAAATATCCGGACATGGGCTGAAAGGAAAGGTGGACGGCAAAGAGCTGCTAGTTGGAAATACCCGGTTGCTGGAGAGGTTTGGTGTTCTTTATGACCCAAGCCTGAAGGAGATCGTGGAAACGATCGTGGTTGTGGCTGTGGGTGGTACCTACGCCGGCTACATCACTATTGCCGATAAGGTAAAGGAAGATGCTCCGCTTGCCGTGAGCCGAATGCGGGAACTGGGCGTGAAAAAACTGGTGATGCTCTCGGGTGACAAGGACTCCATTGTGCAGAAGGTGGCTGGCGAGCTGAAACTGGACGAGGCACACGGCGGCCTGCTGCCGCAGGATAAGGTAAGCCAGGTGGAGAAGCTCAAAGCGGAAGGCCGCACGGTGGCATTCGTAGGAGACGGCATCAATGATGCGCCCGTAATCACGCTGGCCGATGTAGGCATGGCCATGGGAGGTTTAGGCTCAGATGCGGCTATTGAGACAGCAGACGTCGTGATCCAGACAGACCATCCTTCCAAAATCGCCACGGCCATCAATATCGGGAAGAAAACAAAGCAGATTGTGTGGCAGAACATCTCGCTGGCCTTTGGCGTGAAGGCGATTGTGCTGATACTCGGTGCCGGTGGCCTAGCCACGATGTGGGAGGCGGTATTTGCCGATGTGGGCGTTGCCTTCCTGGCTATACTTAATGCCGTGCGGATACAGCGGATGAAGTTTAAATAA
- a CDS encoding methyltransferase family protein: protein MALVFSLEATGNFLFKRRGWLPVLLFALVLPAMYFTPYSTYAPSTRLLLSWGGIMLSLVGFLIRAYVIGTTPRGTSGRNTKGQVAEELNQAGMYSMVRHPLYLGNYLMWIGIVVFAGNICFILIASLLFWIY, encoded by the coding sequence ATGGCTCTTGTGTTTTCATTGGAAGCTACTGGTAACTTTCTGTTTAAGCGCAGAGGGTGGCTACCTGTCCTGCTGTTTGCGCTAGTTTTGCCCGCTATGTACTTCACTCCCTATTCTACCTATGCCCCATCTACCCGCCTCCTGCTAAGCTGGGGAGGGATTATGCTCTCGCTTGTTGGATTTCTGATACGGGCCTACGTGATTGGCACGACCCCGCGGGGCACTTCCGGCAGAAACACCAAAGGGCAGGTGGCAGAGGAACTCAACCAGGCAGGCATGTATTCCATGGTACGGCACCCGCTTTACCTGGGCAACTACCTCATGTGGATCGGGATAGTCGTTTTTGCCGGAAACATTTGCTTTATATTGATAGCCAGCTTATTATTCTGGATTTATTAA
- a CDS encoding efflux RND transporter periplasmic adaptor subunit: MHIKSKINVLLFVLLSIFGACGSPEEPVAEQETQGEEAEGHAEEEGTVRMSPQQMESIGLQLGTLQSRNLSGNIKVTGELEVPPQSEANVSATVGGNVQEIKVIEGDKVRKGQTLALLAHPELVQMQVDLQEAASRLQYLEQEYQRQQRLYEQKVGSGRDLQEATSNYSTSKAQVEGLKSRLRILGLNTGSILSGKIFQSVPVVSPISGYVQKVNITNGQYVSPQEQMFSVVDRSQLHADFMVFEKDVSKVKVGQKVIFSVANAAGREYTATIYNMSPAFEKDVRAVHLHADIEGSTENLIPGMYIEGRIATDTTTALALPETAVVQEGEQSFIFVKTGEADAEAHADEENHAEEEAPATGEQTAGKVWVFKQVPVVTGASSNGWIEVKLLQPLPDNAQIAYTGAYNLISEMNKGATEHGH, translated from the coding sequence ATGCATATCAAATCTAAAATAAACGTGCTGCTATTCGTGCTGCTATCAATTTTCGGTGCCTGTGGCTCTCCGGAAGAGCCGGTGGCGGAGCAGGAAACCCAAGGCGAGGAAGCTGAAGGACATGCAGAGGAGGAAGGTACTGTGCGCATGTCTCCTCAGCAAATGGAGTCTATTGGCCTTCAGCTGGGGACGCTTCAGAGCAGAAATTTGTCCGGTAACATAAAAGTAACAGGAGAGCTGGAGGTACCGCCTCAGAGTGAGGCTAACGTAAGTGCGACGGTTGGGGGGAACGTGCAGGAAATTAAAGTTATTGAAGGTGACAAGGTGCGGAAAGGGCAGACGCTTGCTTTGCTGGCACACCCCGAGTTGGTGCAGATGCAGGTAGACCTGCAGGAGGCAGCCAGCAGGCTACAGTACCTGGAGCAGGAGTATCAGCGTCAGCAGCGGCTGTATGAGCAGAAGGTGGGCTCTGGGCGGGACCTGCAGGAGGCCACGTCGAATTATAGCACCAGTAAGGCCCAGGTGGAAGGCCTCAAGTCCAGGCTTCGCATCCTGGGGCTCAACACAGGCAGCATCCTCTCAGGCAAGATATTCCAGTCAGTTCCAGTCGTTTCACCCATCAGTGGTTATGTGCAGAAGGTAAATATTACCAACGGGCAGTATGTATCGCCCCAGGAGCAGATGTTTTCCGTGGTGGATCGGTCACAGCTTCATGCAGACTTTATGGTGTTTGAGAAAGACGTTTCAAAGGTTAAGGTAGGACAAAAAGTAATATTTAGTGTTGCCAACGCGGCAGGTAGGGAGTATACGGCTACCATATATAATATGAGCCCCGCCTTTGAGAAAGATGTCAGAGCCGTGCATTTGCATGCTGACATAGAAGGTAGTACGGAAAACCTCATACCTGGTATGTACATTGAGGGCCGTATAGCAACGGATACCACAACAGCGCTAGCCCTTCCAGAGACAGCCGTTGTGCAGGAGGGAGAGCAGTCCTTCATCTTTGTGAAGACAGGAGAAGCAGATGCCGAGGCCCATGCTGATGAAGAAAATCATGCAGAGGAAGAAGCACCAGCTACAGGAGAACAAACAGCTGGAAAGGTTTGGGTGTTTAAGCAGGTTCCTGTTGTAACAGGAGCCAGTAGTAACGGATGGATAGAGGTAAAGCTGCTGCAGCCCCTTCCTGATAATGCACAGATAGCCTACACCGGTGCTTACAACCTTATTTCTGAAATGAATAAAGGGGCCACGGAACACGGCCATTAA